ACTGGAACGTCCATCAACTTCCGAGTGGCAGAATTATCGCTTGCGTCATGGAAGATATTATCATTTTTCCGTATATCGTTTTATCAGTTTCAAACAGAGACAAGTCTGGCGTAAGGGGCCTCTTCTGGTTGAACGCAGTCCTTGTTATCCTCAGGTGAACCGAATTATAAAACTCGGGGGTGACTCACCAATGCGAATCCGTCTGTTCTTCAACAACTCCTCAAGCTTTTTTGTAAAATTGTCTGCTTTGAATCTTTGGAATCGGTAGGGGGGAAGAAAACACAGAACCACCTTGATAATGGTGGCAAGAGCTTGGGCTCAAGTTCAAGCGGCGATTCAAAATCGAAACCGTAATGTGACGGCGTGTGATGCGCATATGAAACGCGTGTGCCTCACAAATCTGTCGACCGAACGAACCAAGTTCTCAgtaccaccatcatccccGGCGACAGCGTCGAGTTCCGATGAGCTCGAACAAGAGGAATGGTTCTCCAGAACCATACCAGCAAGAATTTCAACCGAACCACTATTGCTTACGCAAAACCTTGGCCGGCGCAGTCAATATCGAGGTCGTTCGAATTCGTGAAGGAAAATCGCAAGATTTGCGCTCCGTTGAAGCTTGGTTTGGGGCTGACGCAAAGCTAGACCAACTCCAGGAGACTCTCGGTCCTGATGAATCTCCTCTCAGACTGCAACACGTCAACTTAGACTCAGCGCACCAAGGTCTGTTTGCAGCCCAACCTTGGATTCCTACAATCTAGATAGCGTTCGGAGCGCCAACCAGCCCAACTCATGATAAGATTTCGGCAACACGGTGCGAAGGGCTTCCAGGCAATACGTCCTAATCAAGATTCACCGGTTTATGCGTTTTATTGGGCTAAAGATATGTAGATCGCTTCATAAGACCTATCAGTCCGGGTCCTCTTTCAACCTCCCAATAATCTAATTTTGTTGAAGACGTGCACCAAGGTCGTCTTGGAAACAAGGTACGCTCCGAACGCTAAAATCCAGGTGAATACCGAGTGGGGGGCTCTTATTGTGCCTTTCCATTTGTCGAAACCCAAAAGCCAACATCCCTCCCCCAGGCATTCGGAGAGTCGGAAGGGGCACAGAATAAGAGTCACCTCTGCTTTGGGCATACATCATCAATCTCGTTGACACCTCAGAGACTGTTGATGCCGGTCGAGCATACGACAACCTACCGAATTGATCGATGGCCCAAAATACCTTACACTTGCCGAAGGATTGAAACGAAACGATTCAACTGCCAACAGATTTCCAATCGAGTCGGAGCATTCACGGAGACGGTAACCAACGCTTATTAGGCATTTCAAGTGTCGGGCCTCGCAACCAAAACAAGGGTAATTCATTGTCATTCTATAGAGTCTATCGGTTCGACTAACTTAATTTCCTTTTCACTCCGAAAAATTTAATGCGTCAAGTCCGACCTTGCAATAATTGTTTGACTCCGCGACGGTTCATCGAACTCCTGGGACCGAATACGGCGTGAGCCAGGATATCGATGAGACCGCGTTTCGATTTCTTTTTGTAGCTCCAGAACCCACGTAATTCCCCCCCACCCCCCCAAAGATCTAACTGGCAGATTTTAATGCTTGCATATGGCGCAGCTCCTGAACCAAAAGGAA
Above is a genomic segment from Marasmius oreades isolate 03SP1 chromosome 4, whole genome shotgun sequence containing:
- a CDS encoding uncharacterized protein (antiSMASH:Cluster_4.3), producing the protein MSSNKRNGSPEPYQQEFQPNHYCLRKTLAGAVNIEVVRIREGKSQDLRSVEAWFGADAKLDQLQETLGPDESPLRLQHVNLDSAHQGLFAAQPWIPTI